One window of the Colletotrichum destructivum chromosome 4, complete sequence genome contains the following:
- a CDS encoding Putative alpha/beta hydrolase-3, with the protein MAEQRTVHQPIHPSVRAKLDPEYVALHDAVIQYMEPSEARPWDPASRSAPNPLAHTTQRLSPVGVTRDEDLGGGVQARVFVPEGTAPSPDGWPCMVWLHGGGWVNGGLDSENGFLTHVCRYVRCVVVTINYRHAPEHVYPAAVDDCLAGLKWVVDPANATRLGINTSLVTIAGLSAGGNLAAVLTMKAALANIRPAPISQLLICPVIDSTATAETGWATTKYVPWLTPGRMSWYQNLYFPRPEDKARWDASPCFAPRDVLARSPRTWLAVAEVDLLTPEGLAYAAQLKDAGVEVETEVYKGATHSVLVLAGVHQISRKLVHDACAVLARGFGSTYDPAAAPILSQQE; encoded by the exons ATGGCCGAACAACGGACGGTCCACCAGCCCATTCACCCCTCCGTCCGCGCCAAGCTGGACCCGGAGTACGTCGCCctccacgacgccgtcatccagTACATGGAGCCCTCCGAAGCCCGCCCCTGGGACCCGGCCTCGCGCTCGGCGCCGAACCCGCTCGCGCACACGACGCAGAGGCTCTCGCCCGTCGGCGTCACCCGGGACGAggaccttggcggcggcgtccaggcGCGCGTCTTCGTGCCCGAgggcacggcgccgtcgccggatGGGTGGCCCTGCATGGTCTGGctccacggcggcggctgggtcAACGGCGGACTGGACAGCGAGAACGGGTTCCTGACGCACGTATGCCGAT ACGTGCGATGCGTGGTCGTCACCATCAACTACCGCCACGCCCCGGAACATGTCTatcccgccgccgtcgacgactgCCTCGCCGGTCTGAAATGGGTCGTCGACCCGGCGAACGCAACCCGGCTCGGCATCAACACGAGTCTCGTCACAATCGCCGGCCTCTCCGC AGGCGGCAACCTCGCCGCGGTCCTGACAATGAAGGCTGCCCTCGCCAACATCCGCCCGGCCCCAATCTCCCAGCTCCTCATCTGCCCCGTCATCGACagcaccgccaccgccgagacGGGCTGGGCGACCACCAAGTACGTCCCCTGGCTGACGCCCGGCCGCATGTCATGGTACCAGAACCTCTACTTCCCCCGCCCCGAGGACAAGGCTCGGTGGGACGCCTCGCCCTGCTTCGCGCCGCGGGACGTCCTCGCCCGCAGCCCGAGGACGtggctcgccgtcgccgaggtcgacctgCTCACGCCCGAGGGGCTCGCGTACGCCGCGCAGCTAAAGGACGCCggggtcgaggtcgagacggAGGTGTACAAGGGCGCGACGCACTCTGTTCTCGTGCTCGCCGG TGTGCACCAAATCAGCAGGAAGCTGGTCCACGACGCCTGCGCCGTGCTCGCAAGGGGCTTCGGCTCGACTTATGAtcctgctgccgccccgATCCTGTCGCAGCAAGAGTAG
- a CDS encoding Putative signal transduction response regulator, receiver domain, GAF domain, CheY-like superfamily codes for MSEAQREREVQRYLQSWQVAQGSSLNVALSVDSIAAPDLHGSGYKPKPSSDKALTAFAQLAVLRLNVKRAMVSLIDTTTQTILAEATRNVQLGDLDDLQDHQSDGLNKDGDQPSSTNGDLWLGAVILSRPDAVCEHSLVNTCTGLDHRGKPYTATGLIVNDCREDSRFCNRPYVLTEPGVRFYAGVPIISRTGHKIGSFAVSDERPHDGLTADEIRFMQGVAQTVMEHLEWARDRVDRFKGERIVRGLATFIEGCSTLNEDHTAPKDELPRSPSTVRPPDMALTSTRRPLPRSNSYFRNAEARDRSKESSTSSQSEPPPPLSETPPSPKKVPQPRADGLSKLFNRAAEVLRQSTLADGVALFGATATTSAAPVSRSRSGRNNSSDEEDVARPATSGSGLDSSDSDTSPASRPCKILSFSVADERARAKIEQGPALSLGILEKYFSMFPMGKTFSFTEAGIGVSSGDDSASDRETMGVDGAVPVDRSEGRRRKVKMVHEELLKKIPGAKAVVFVPLFDYGEDKLAGGCFLWTSVTGRMMNLDQDLSYLRAFSNSIMTQVGRINSQKNEAAKTTFIASMSHELRSPLHGILGSAELLQDTSTDPYQSGLISSIATCGKTLLDTLNHVLDYSKINRLGRAQMRKRARQNQNRPVAITSDSLESLSMTSVVDLAMLVEEVVDAIAAGHAFKKLAGAGPFEAPKPSISVNESNNVRSVVNFQHQGSKGLVSVLIDIDPKTPWLVKTQPGALRRIIMNLFGNALKYTSSGFVLVSLSGQARAEGSKIDALIRVADSGKGMSEEFQQTRLFLPFSQEDTFQPGTGLGLSIVKQIVDSLRGSLEVRSEQNRGTEIDVHLSFSPVSDDAARGEPDDVMRNAVEQTRGLQVVFLDATDGSQIESQPLSTPTAKLTGILTETCTEWFQMSVAREDTASPPEADIYLYSEPPSVEILEKRFRDNTQRSKSRRKAPFVIVSPNAEEAVRILQEHSKLLTEFSEIVEVIPQPCGPRKLAKVFTHCLKRAEDMRENHGAAGIPAGSLTSSEKRIHEVERVGTPLHQDAKVSELEPAMSVQPLIKPLGALAVSPALNGGQPVIVEQKQHTLHILLVDDNQINLKLLVMFMKKCGFSFEQAENGQEALDKFIAASSASTAASASKRRRFDFVLMDISMPVMDGFEATKRIREYERENKLQATTVVALTGLASSDARRDAESAGFDVFLPKPVRFAELQKLLMAE; via the exons ATGTCCGAAGCCCAGCGCGAACGCGAGGTGCAGCGATATCTCCAGAGTTGGCAAGTCGCCCAGGGGTCGTCGCTCAATGTcgccctcagcgtcgacAGCATCGCCGCCCCCGACTTACACGGGAGCGGCTACAAGCCAAAGCCCTCGTCTGACAAGGCTCTGACCGCCTTTGCCCAGCTGGCCGTCTTGCGGCTCAATGTCAAGCGTGCCATGGTATCGCTGATCGATACCACCACCCAGACaatcctcgccgaggccacccGCAACGTCCAGCTCGgagacctcgacgacctgcaAGACCACCAGAGCGACGGCCTGAACAAAGACGGGGACCAGCCCAGCAGTACCAATGGTGATTTGTGGC tcggcgccgtcatcttGTCACGCCCGGATGCTGTTTGCGAACACTCTCTGGTGAACACCTGTACCGGCCTCGACCACAGAGGCAAGCCGTATACCGCCACCGGCCTCATCGTCAACGACTGCCGTGAAGACTCTCGCTTCTGCAACCGGCCCTACGTGCTGACCGAGCCCGGCGTGCGCTTCTACGCCGGCGTGCCCATCATTTCGCGCACCGGCCACAAGATCGGCTCCTTTGCCGTCTCCGACGAGCGTCCTCACGATGGTCTGACGGCTGATGAGATCCGCTTCATGCAGGGCGTCGCCCAGACCGTCATGGAGCACCTGGAATGGGCCCGGGACCGAGTCGACCGCTTCAAGGGCGAGCGCATCGTCCGTGGTCTGGCCACCTTCATCGAAGGGTGCTCGACCCTCAACGAAGACCACACGGCGCCCAAGGACGAGCTCCCTCGGAGCCCCTCGACTGTACGCCCCCCTGACATGGCCCTCACCTCGACGAGACGTCCCCTGCCGCGCTCCAACTCGTACTTCCGCAACGCCGAAGCCCGGGATCGGTCGAAGGAGTCATCGACATCCAGTCAGTccgagccgccgcctcccctctccgagacgccgccctcccctAAGAAGGTGCCCCAGCCGAGAGCCGACGGCCTGTCGAAACTTTTCAACCGTGCAGCCGAGGTCCTCCGTCAGTCGACCCTCGCCGATGGCGTTGCCCTCTTCGGCGCCACCGCAACGACCAGCGCTGCGCCGGTGAGCCGTTCCAGGTCTGGCAGAAACAACTcctcggacgaggaagatgtcGCTCGACCCGCCACTTCGGGCTCTGGTCTCGACAGTTCCGACTCAGACACGTCGCCCGCTTCGAGACCCTGTAAgatcttgagcttctcggtgGCGGACGAACGTGCGCGCGCCAAAATCGAACAGGGCCCGGCCTTGTctctcggcatcctcgaaAAGTACTTCTCCATGTTCCCCATGGGCAAGACCTTTTCCTtcaccgaggccggcatcggcgtctcttccggcgacgacagcgCGAGCGACAGGGAGACCatgggcgtcgacggcgccgtccccGTCGATCGATCCGAGGGCAGGCGGCGAAAGGTCAAGATGGTCCACGAAGAGCTTCTCAAGAAGATCCCCGGAGCGAAagccgtcgtcttcgttcCTTTGTTCGATTACGGGGAGGACAAGCTCGCCGGCGGTTGCTTCCTGTGGACGTCGGTGACGGGCCGTATGATGAACCTCGACCAAGACCTGTCCTATCTCCGGGCTttcagcaacagcatcatGACCCAGGTCGGCCGCATCAACAGCCAGAAGaacgaggccgccaagaccACCTTTATCGCCAGCATGAGCCACGAGTTGCGCAGCCCCTTGCACGGAATCCTGGGCTCTGCCGAGCTCCTTCAAGATACGAGCACCGATCCCTACCAGTCCGGCCTCATCAGCTCCATCGCCACCTGTGGCAAGACTCTGCTCGACACACTGAACCACGTACTCGACTACAGCAAGATCAACAGGCTCGGCCGGGCACAGATGAGGAAGCGTGCGAGACAGAACCAGAACAGGCCTGTCGCCATCACCTCCGACTCGCTGGAAAGCTTGAGCATGAcgtccgtcgtcgacctcgccatgctcgtcgaggaagtcgttgatgccatcgccgccggtcACGCTTTCAAGAAGCTAGCAGGCGCCGGACCGTTCGAGGCGCCCAAGCCCAGCATCAGTGTCAACGAGTCGAATAACGTCAGGTCAGTGGTCAACTTCCAGCATCAAGGCTCCAAGGGCTTGGTGTCCGTCTTGATAGACATCGACCCGAAGACCCCTTGGCTGGTCAAGACGCAGCCCGGTGCCCTCCGGAGAATCATCATGAATCTCTTCGGCAACGCCCTGAAGTACACGTCGTCCGgtttcgtcctcgtctccctCAGCGGCCAAGCGAGGGCCGAAGGGTCAAAGATTGATGCTTTGATACGGGTGGCGGATTCCGGCAAGGGCATGTCCGAAGAGTTCCAGCAGACGCGGCTGTTCCTCCCTTTCAGTCAGGAAGACACTTTTCAACCTGGTACTGGCCTGGGTTTGAGCATTGTCAAGCAGATTGTCGACTCCCTACGAGGAAGCCTGGAGGTCAGGTCAGAACAGAACAGGGGCACCGAAATCGACGTCCATCTCAGCTTCTCCCCTGTTtccgacgacgccgcccgcggaGAACCCGACGATGTGATGCGCAACGCCGTCGAACAGACCCGGGGTTTGCAAGTCGTCTTTCTAGACGCGACAGATGGCTCCCAAATTGAATCACAGCCCTTGAGCACACCAACGGCCAAGTTGACCGGGATCCTTACTGAGACGTGCACCGAGTGGTTTCAGATGTCGGTTGCGAGGGAAGACACGGCGAGTCCACCGGAGGCCGACATCTATTTGTACTCCGAACCGCCCTCTGTCGAAATCCTTGAGAAGCGGTTCAGGGACAACACGCAAAGGAGCAAGAGCCGCAGGAAGGCTCCTTTCGTCATCGTCAGCCCGAATGCCGAAGAAGCGGTACGCATTCTGCAAGAGCACAGCAAGCTTTTGACGGAGTTTTCCGAGATTGTAGAAGTGATCCCCCAACC CTGTGGCCCAAGAaagctggccaaggtctTCACCCACTGCCTCAAGCGTGCCGAAGACATGAGGGAGAACCACGGGGCAGCAGGAATCCCAGCCGGGTCTTTGACCAGCAGCGAAAAGCGGATCCACGAGGTTGAAAGGGTTGGCACGCCTCTCCACCAAGATGCCAAGGTGTCTGAACTGGAACCAGCCATGTCCGTTCAGCCGCTGATCAAGCCTCTCGGCGCTCTCGCAGTGTCCCCGGCGCTGAACGGCGGACAGCCAGTCATCGTCGAGCAGAAGCAACACACGCTACACatcctgctcgtcgacgataACCAGATCAATCTCAAGCTCCTCGTCATGTTCATGAAGAAGTGCGGCTTCTCgttcgagcaggccgagaaTGGGCAGGAGGCGCTGGACAAGTTCATCGCGGCCTCGAGCGCGTCGACCGCGGCTTCCGCCAGCAAGCGCCGGCGGTTCGACTTCGTCCTCATGGACATTAGCATGCCCGTCATGGACGGCTTCGAGGCGACGAAGCGGATACGCGAGTACGAGCGCGAGAACAAGCTGCAGGCCACGACTGTCGTCGCCCTGACTGGTCTGGCCAGCTCGGATGCCCGGCGGGATGCCGAGtcggccggcttcgacgtctTTTTGCCAAAGCCCGTTCGTTTCGCCGAGTTGCAGAAGCTCCTGATGGCCGAATAG
- a CDS encoding Putative NAD-dependent epimerase/dehydratase, NAD(P)-binding domain superfamily, producing the protein MGSPLYTVLVTGSAGHLGAALMLSLPSLGHVPLGIDILPSPTTTVVGSITDRALIASLLARNPSIAHIVHAATLHKPHVDSHPHSAFVDTNVTGTLVLLEEATAAAAAAPLLPRRRIASFVFISTTSAFGGALSPRPGRPAAWIDESVAPVPKNIYGVTKCAAEDLCALAHRQSSLPVLVLRTARFFPEADDDADRRAALPDDANLKVCELAYRRADIADVVSAVVCAMDRAADVGFGKYIVSAPPPFSQPAIHDDDDDDDDDDDDRNGKVVKTQLLRRLDEDAGAALREAVPGCAAVFEKLGWGFLGRLDRVYDSSKAVRELGWKPEWTFEKVVERLARGEDWRSELTHRVGKKGYHAVPTGVYTS; encoded by the coding sequence ATGGGCTCTCCACTCTATaccgtcctcgtcaccggctccgccggccacctcggcgccgctcTGAtgctctccctcccctccctcggccACGTTCcgctcggcatcgacatccTCCCCTCTCCGACAACAACCGTCGTCGGCTCCATCACCGACCGCGCCCTCATCGCCTCACTCCTCGCCCGGAACCCGTCCATAGCCCACATCGTCCACGCCGCGACCCTGCACAAGCCGCACGTCGACTCGCACCCGCACTCCGCCTTTGTCGACACCAACGTCACCGGtaccctcgtcctcctcgaagaggcaaccgccgccgccgccgccgcccccctgcttcctcgacgacgcatcgcctccttcgtcttcatctcgacgacctcggccttTGGCGGCGCCCTATCCCCGCGCCCTGGCCGACCCGCTGCCTGGATCGACGAGTCTGTAGCCCCCGTCCCGAAAAATATCTACGGCGTGACCAAgtgcgccgccgaggacctctgcgccctcgcccaccgCCAGTCGTCCCTGCCCGTGCTCGTCCTCCGCACCGCGCGCTTCTtccccgaggccgacgacgacgccgaccgcCGTGCCGCCCTACCCGACGACGCGAACCTCAAGGTCTGCGAGCTGGCCTACCGCAGGgccgacatcgccgacgtTGTCTCCGCCGTGGTGTGCGCCATGGACAGGGCGGCCGACGTCGGGTTCGGGAAATACATCGTTTCCGCCCCGCCCCCGTTTTCCCAGCCCGCCATccacgacgatgacgacgacgacgacgacgacgacgacgacaggaACGGGAAGGTCGTGAAGACACAGCTCCTGCGGCgcctggacgaggatgcgggTGCGGCGCTACGGGAGGCCGTGCCCGGGTGCGCGGCCGTGTTTGAGAAGCTTGGATGGGGGTTCCTCGGGCGGTTGGACCGGGTGTACGACTCCTCCAAGGCGGTCAGGGAGCTTGGGTGGAAACCCGAGTGGACTTTTGAAAAGGTCGTCGAGAGGCTGGCAAGGGGGGAGGACTGGAGGAGCGAGCTGACGCACAGGGTCGGGAAGAAGGGGTACCATGCCGTGCCAACGGGCGTGTACACGTCGTGA
- a CDS encoding Putative serine hydrolase FSH, alpha/Beta hydrolase codes for MPSATSLPPGTDPTLHLPRILCLHGGGVNASVFKVQCRALITRLKNHFRLVFVDGPFICAPHHDIVSVYGDYGPFRRWLRWLPEHQAVDAETAAAEIHFQLRMAMDDDDALGATGEWVGLLGFSQGAKISASLMYTQQMLKQKYGKRIASAGGSADWKFGVLLAGRAPLIVLDDRLEAPQGVGDASEASVEFHDWPNGSSTAHMLKLPTIHVHGLKDAGLDHHRRLLKQYCQPGTTRLVEWDGAHRVPIKTWDVEAVASQILDLGHELGILSERDTGEIA; via the coding sequence ATGCCAAGTGCAACGTCGCTCCCGCCGGGCACCGACCCCACGCTTCACTTACCGCGCATCCTCTGCCTCCACGGGGGCGGCGTCAACGCTTCCGTCTTCAAGGTGCAGTGCCGCGCCCTCATCACCCGCCTCAAGAACCACTTCCGCCTCGTGTTCGTCGACGGGCCCTTCATCTGCGCCCCCCACCACGACATCGTCTCCGTCTACGGCGATTACGGGCCCTTCCGCCGCTGGCTGCGCTGGCTCCCTGAGCaccaggccgtcgacgccgagaccgccgccgccgagatccaCTTCCAGCTACGCAtggccatggacgacgacgacgccctcggcgccacGGGCGAATGGGTTGGCCTGCTGGGCTTCAGCCAAGGGGCAAAGATCAGCGCGAGCCTCATGTACACCCAGCAGATGCTCAAGCAGAAATACGGCAAGCGcatcgcctcggccggcggtTCCGCTGACTGGAAGTTTGGTGTTCTGCTCGCCGGCCGCGCGCCACTGATCGTGCTGGATGACCGCCTCGAGGCCCCgcagggcgtcggcgacgcctcCGAGGCCAGCGTCGAGTTCCACGACTGGCCTAACGGCTCGTCCACCGCCCACATGCTGAAGCTGCCGACCATCCACGTCCACGGCCTCAAGGACGCCGGCCTGGACCACCATCGCCGGCTGCTGAAGCAGTACTGCCAGCCGGGCACGACGCGGCTCGTTGAGTGGGACGGCGCACATCGGGTCCCCATCAAGACGTGGGATGTCGAGGCCGTGGCGTCGCAGATTCTAGACTTGGGGCATGAGCTTGGTATTCTAAGTGAGAGGGACACCGGGGAGATTGCATAG